One window of Curtobacterium sp. 458 genomic DNA carries:
- the kdpB gene encoding potassium-transporting ATPase subunit KdpB, with product MTTATSVPEATTASRPTTSSAFGPRQLVAGLPGALRKLDPRLMWRNPVMFIVEVGAALTTVSLFVEPSAFTIAIAVWLWLTVVFANLAESVAEGRGKAQADTLRKTRSTTSARRVLGYDAADPAATGNQTEEVASVDLAKGDVVVVVAGEVIPGDGDVIDGIASVDESAVTGESAPVIRESGGDRSAVTGGTRVLSDRIVVRITSTPGETFIDRMIRLVEGAARQKTPNEIALNILLASLSIVFVIVCLTMQPIAGLVGATVSIPVLIALLVCLIPTTIGALLSAIGIAGMDRLVQHNVLAMSGRAVEAAGDITTLLLDKTGTITYGNRQASRVVPVPGVSEADLMEASALSSAADSTPEGRSIVSLAEAAGVATALPAGAVEVPFTAQTRMSGLDLTDGTEVRKGAAAAVLAWAGAADLAVTAAIDATVAEVSDQGGTPLVVARRAPGGAVDLLGVVHLKDVVKDGMSARFAQLREMGIRTVMITGDNPRTAKAIAAEAGVDDFLAEATPEDKLALIRKEQEGGNLVAMTGDGTNDAPALAQADVGVAMNTGTTAAKEAGNMVDLDSDPTKLIDVVRIGKQLLITRGALTTFSIANDVAKYFAIIPAMFQLAFPGLAALNIMGLHSPSSAILSAVVFNALVIVALIPLSLRGVTYRAASASSILGRNLLVYGLGGVVVPFIGIKLIDLVVGLIPGF from the coding sequence ATGACCACCGCGACCTCCGTGCCGGAGGCGACCACCGCCTCCAGGCCGACCACCTCGTCCGCGTTCGGGCCCCGCCAACTGGTGGCGGGCCTCCCGGGCGCCCTGCGCAAGCTCGACCCGCGTCTCATGTGGCGCAACCCCGTCATGTTCATCGTCGAGGTGGGCGCAGCCCTCACGACCGTCTCGCTGTTCGTCGAGCCGTCCGCGTTCACGATCGCGATCGCGGTCTGGCTGTGGCTGACGGTGGTCTTCGCGAACCTCGCCGAGTCCGTGGCCGAAGGCCGCGGCAAGGCGCAGGCCGACACCCTCCGCAAGACCCGCTCGACCACGAGCGCCCGCCGGGTCCTCGGGTACGACGCCGCCGACCCGGCCGCCACCGGCAACCAGACCGAGGAGGTCGCGTCCGTCGACCTCGCCAAGGGCGACGTCGTCGTGGTCGTCGCGGGTGAGGTCATCCCTGGTGACGGCGACGTCATCGACGGCATCGCCTCCGTCGACGAGTCCGCGGTCACGGGGGAGTCGGCGCCGGTGATCCGCGAGTCCGGCGGCGACCGCAGTGCCGTCACCGGCGGGACCCGGGTGCTGTCCGACCGGATCGTCGTGCGCATCACCTCGACCCCGGGTGAGACCTTCATCGACCGGATGATCCGGCTCGTCGAGGGTGCTGCCCGGCAGAAGACGCCGAACGAGATCGCGCTGAACATCCTGCTCGCGTCGCTGTCGATCGTGTTCGTGATCGTCTGCCTCACCATGCAGCCCATCGCCGGGCTCGTCGGCGCGACCGTGAGCATCCCGGTGCTCATCGCCCTGCTCGTCTGCCTCATCCCGACCACCATCGGCGCGCTGCTCTCCGCGATCGGCATCGCCGGCATGGACCGTCTCGTGCAGCACAACGTGCTCGCGATGTCCGGCCGTGCGGTCGAGGCCGCCGGGGACATCACGACCCTGCTGCTCGACAAGACCGGGACGATCACGTACGGCAACCGCCAGGCCTCCCGCGTGGTGCCGGTGCCGGGCGTCAGCGAGGCCGACCTGATGGAGGCGTCCGCACTGTCCTCCGCTGCCGACAGCACCCCCGAGGGGCGCTCGATCGTCTCGCTCGCCGAGGCGGCCGGCGTGGCCACCGCGCTGCCCGCCGGCGCCGTCGAGGTGCCGTTCACCGCGCAGACGCGCATGTCGGGCCTCGACCTCACCGACGGCACCGAGGTCCGGAAGGGTGCCGCGGCCGCGGTGCTCGCGTGGGCCGGGGCAGCCGACCTGGCCGTCACCGCCGCGATCGACGCCACCGTTGCCGAGGTCTCCGACCAGGGCGGCACCCCGCTCGTCGTCGCCCGTCGCGCGCCCGGTGGTGCCGTCGACCTGCTCGGTGTCGTGCACCTCAAGGACGTCGTGAAGGACGGCATGTCCGCCCGGTTCGCGCAGCTCCGCGAGATGGGCATCCGCACGGTGATGATCACGGGCGACAACCCCCGTACGGCGAAGGCCATCGCGGCCGAGGCCGGCGTCGACGACTTCCTCGCCGAGGCCACCCCGGAGGACAAGCTCGCCCTGATCCGCAAGGAGCAGGAGGGCGGCAACCTCGTCGCGATGACCGGCGACGGCACGAACGACGCCCCGGCCCTGGCCCAGGCGGACGTCGGCGTCGCGATGAACACCGGCACGACGGCGGCGAAGGAGGCGGGCAACATGGTCGACCTCGACTCCGACCCGACCAAGCTCATCGACGTCGTCCGGATCGGCAAGCAGCTGCTCATCACCCGCGGCGCACTCACCACGTTCTCGATCGCCAACGACGTCGCGAAGTACTTCGCGATCATCCCGGCCATGTTCCAGCTGGCGTTCCCGGGCCTCGCGGCACTGAACATCATGGGGCTGCACAGCCCGTCGTCCGCGATCCTGTCGGCCGTCGTCTTCAACGCGCTCGTCATCGTGGCGCTCATCCCGCTGTCGCTGCGCGGCGTCACGTACCGCGCCGCCTCGGCGTCGTCGATCCTCGGCCGCAACCTGCTCGTCTACGGGCTCGGCGGCGTGGTCGTCCCCTTCATCGGCATCAAGCTGATCGACCTCGTGGTCGGTCTCATCCCGGGGTTCTAG
- the kdpC gene encoding potassium-transporting ATPase subunit KdpC, producing MASARSTFRSASVAVRLTLLCTVVLGVAYPLAVWGVGQAAFHDQANGSMVTDSSGKVVGSSLIGQSFDGSGSARWFQSRPSAAGEQGYDANASSGSNLGPNNPDLLKAIEERKAAIAKADGVPESSVPADAVTASGSGLDPDISPEYAMLQVSRVAEARGLPESTVRALVEQHTESRQLGFLGEPVVNVLELNLALAKAS from the coding sequence ATGGCATCTGCACGTTCGACCTTCCGTTCCGCTTCGGTGGCGGTCCGCCTCACCCTCCTCTGCACCGTCGTCCTCGGGGTCGCCTACCCGCTCGCGGTGTGGGGCGTCGGGCAGGCCGCCTTCCACGACCAGGCGAACGGCTCGATGGTCACCGACTCGTCCGGGAAGGTCGTCGGCTCGTCGCTCATCGGCCAGTCGTTCGACGGGTCCGGCTCCGCCCGCTGGTTCCAGTCCCGCCCGAGCGCCGCGGGCGAGCAGGGCTACGACGCGAACGCGTCCAGCGGCTCGAACCTCGGCCCGAACAACCCGGACCTGCTGAAGGCGATCGAGGAGCGCAAGGCCGCGATCGCGAAGGCCGACGGGGTTCCCGAGTCATCGGTCCCGGCGGACGCGGTCACCGCCTCGGGCTCCGGGCTGGATCCGGACATCAGCCCGGAGTACGCGATGCTGCAGGTCTCGCGCGTGGCGGAGGCCCGCGGGCTCCCGGAGTCGACGGTCCGCGCGCTCGTCGAGCAGCACACCGAGTCGCGGCAGCTCGGGTTCCTCGGCGAGCCGGTCGTGAACGTGCTCGAGCTGAAC